The following are from one region of the Salvia hispanica cultivar TCC Black 2014 chromosome 1, UniMelb_Shisp_WGS_1.0, whole genome shotgun sequence genome:
- the LOC125212475 gene encoding uncharacterized protein LOC125212475 yields MVKEQSFQGKQIGCITGFLQIFDRHQIISAKPLPPSPVFDTTTSESEKSTPSSPAISMELAKPSPMLEGTKCSWKFGKEASRLSLDSRTTTDAKGTLHSPSVIARLMGLDSSCFEPELRRSASESRVSRDLFHSRLTNFPSTADDNSPRFSDPINFLLKNASKVDTPKPFNNRGAPRHRKSFFDSGDFFPETKQAVSIHAETDNRLKLRGIEESSTDLETLKQILEALQLKGLLHSRKRSEHHQIRHRNFVYDDSPIVVTKPSRSPNSTPFSRKLSYDYSPPLGRNHARGGGMRIGENSPRRDRNPAQTGGNAIGRRSNSVPKPKPLSVETHSHENRQVSPNPKLNPRRNGREAPASAISPRNGDRREGKAEDGSWSISGGSERCKSEGRSLLERCDKLLQSIAEMTATEMQSSPVSVLDSSLYKDELSTPSPITTRRNIKFNFKGTTFLMHTICFVS; encoded by the exons ATGGTGAAGGAGCAGAGCTTCCAAGGGAAACAAATTGGTTGCATCACCGGCTTCCTTCAAATCTTTGATCGCCACCAGATTATCTCCGCCAAACCCCTCCCTCCCTCGCCG GTATTCGATACAACAACATCCGAGTCAGAGAAGTCTACCCCCTCCTCGCCGGCGATCTCCATGGAACTCGCGAAACCATCGCCGATGCTGGAAGGCACCAAGTGTTCGTGGAAATTCGGCAAAGAAGCCTCACGCCTGTCGCTCGACAGCAGAACCACCACAGATGCCAAGGGCACTCTCCACTCTCCCAGCGTCATCGCCAGGCTCATGGGCCTCGATTCATCCTGCTTCGAACCCGAGCTCCGGAGATCCGCCTCTGAATCCAGAGTCTCCAGAGATCTCTTCCACTCTCGATTAACCAATTTCCCCTCCACCGCCGACGACAACTCACCGCGATTTTCAGATCCGATTAACTTTTTGCTGAAGAACGCTAGTAAAGTCGATACGCCGAAACCGTTCAACAACAGAGGCGCTCCTCGTCACCGCAAAAGCTTCTTCGATTCCGGCGACTTCTTCCCCGAGACTAAACAGGCGGTTTCTATCCACGCCGAGACCGACAACAGATTGAAATTGCGAGGAATTGAGGAATCCTCCACGGATTTGGAAACATTGAAGCAAATACTCGAAGCTCTGCAACTCAAAGGACTTTTACATTCCAGAAAACGCTCGGAGCACCACCAAATCCGCCACCGCAACTTCGTCTACGACGATTCCCCGATCGTCGTAACGAAACCGTCGCGATCGCCAAATTCTACGCCATTCAGTCGGAAATTGTCATACGATTATTCCCCGCCGCTCGGTCGAAATCACGCCCGCGGAGGTGGCATGAGGATTGGAGAAAATTCACCTCGACGTGACCGGAATCCTGCTCAGACCGGAGGTAATGCAATCGGAAGGCGGTCCAACTCAGTGCCAAAGCCTAAACCGTTGAGCGTCGAAACGCATTCACATGAAAACCGGCAGGTGTCTCCAAATCCGAAGCTCAACCCGAGAAGAAACGGACGGGAAGCACCTGCCAGTGCAATATCGCCAAGGAACGGCGATCGGAGAGAGGGGAAGGCAGAGGATGGATCATGGTCAATTTCCGGTGGCAGTGAG AGGTGTAAAAGCGAGGGGCGCAGCTTATTAGAGAGGTGTGATAAGCTGCTGCAAAGCATAGCGGAGATGACTGCGACCGAAATGCAGTCTAGCCCCGTGTCGGTTCTTGATTCGTCCCTGTACAAGGACGAGCTATCGACCCCTTCACCCATCACGACAAGGcgtaatattaaatttaatttcaaaggTACAACTTTCTTAATGCATACTATATGCTTTGTTTCTTGA